One Equus asinus isolate D_3611 breed Donkey chromosome 26, EquAss-T2T_v2, whole genome shotgun sequence genomic window carries:
- the LOC106823974 gene encoding ret finger protein-like 4A, whose amino-acid sequence MGEHFKEASRCCGCMTYLEKPMYLKCGYVCCLQCINSLRKEPNGEGLLCPFCSLVSQKKDIRPNSQLGVLVSKIKELEPQLRSALQMNPRMWKFQVDMTLDVNTANKHLIISEDLRSVRCGYFKHCWRTRAERFIYAICVLGSPRFTSGRHYWEVDVGTSKEWDVGICRDSVNRREAFVLSSDHGFWTVGSRNGDVFSASTVPLTTLLVSPRLHRVGIFLDMDIGIISFYHVSDGSHIFTFSKISAAEPLRPFFAPANPMKDDQGVLRICPMINAGTAIPPMSPGQGK is encoded by the exons ATGGGTGAACACTTCAAAGAAGCAAGCAGATGTTGTGGCTGCATGACTTATCTTGAAAAACCCATGTACCTGAAATGTGGGTATGTATGCTGCCTCCAGTGCATCAATTCACTGAGGAAGGAGCCCAACGGGGAGGGTTTATTGTGCCCCTTCTGCTCCCTGGTCTCTCAGAAGAAGGACATCAGGCCCAATAGCCAGCTGGGGGTGCTGGTGTCAAAGATCAAGGAGTTAGAGCCCCAGCTGAGAAGTGCTCTCCAGATGAACCCAAGGATGTGGAAGTTCCAAG TGGATATGACTTTGGATGTCAACACAGCCAACAAGCACCTCATCATTTCTGAGGATTTACGGAGTGTCCGCTGTGGGTATTTCAAACACTGTTGGAGGACGCGTGCTGAGAGATTCATCTATGCAATTTGTGTCCTGGGCTCCCCTCGGTTCACATCTGGCCGCCATTACTGGGAGGTGGATGTGGGGACGAGCAAAGAATGGGATGTGGGGATTTGCAGAGACTCTGTTAATAGACGAGAGGCATTTGTACTGTCTTCAGATCATGGTTTCTGGACTGTGGGTTCAAGAAATGGAGATGTCTTCTCAGCCAGCACTGTGCCTTTGACTACTCTTTTGGTGAGCCCTAGGTTACATCGAGTAGGGATTTTCCTGGATATGGATATTGGGATCATTTCCTTTTATCATGTTAGTGATGGATCTCATATTTTTACGTTCAGTAAAATTTCTGCTGCAGAGCCTCTGCGTCCATTTTTTGCTCCTGCAAATCCAATGAAGGACGATCAGGGTGTCCTGAGAATCTGTCCTATGATTAATGCAGGCACAGCAATTCCTCCGATGAGTCCTGGGCAAGGAAAATGA